In Pseudarthrobacter defluvii, the DNA window CTCGCCGGCAAGTGTGCCCAAAGTGATGGTGCCGATGCCGAAGGTATCGTCGAGTGTCTGTCCGAGGTGGCGGTTCAGGGCGGCGATTGATTCGGCGGCGGTCAGGTCGACCCAGCGGATGGGTTCGTCGATCCGCAGCGTATACATCAGGCGCCCGTCCCGCCAGTTGGCCGGCAACCAGCCGGGTACCATGTTGCCGTTTCTGGTCCAGTCGTCGTGGATCATCTTCTGCGCGACCTCTACTGGGAGGTCGAACTGCCGGGCCGCGAAGGCAACGGCGTCGCGGAAGTCCTTGCCGACCCGGGCCATCGCAAGGGTTTCGGCATAGGCTGTGCGGCGATCTCCGGCCAGGTAGACGGTCGAGCCCGGGGTGTCGAAGCGTGACCAGGATGAGCGATCGGGTGCTCCGGCGCTGCGCGGCAGCGGGTTCAGGGGGCCATAGGACGATTTAGCGATCCGGTATCCGGTGATCGGCCCTTCAATGTAGGCAAGGCCGGTACCGGAGCAGATTCCCGTCAACCGGAGAACCTGTCCTCGGTCATGGCTGTTGCGGCCGCCATGACCTCTTTGGCGCGCATGTCCTTGATCGCTTCGATGGGGGAGACTTCATCCAGCCACGGGTTGGCGCCCACAAACCACAGCCGGGCCACGTGTTCGCCCTCAACGCTCGACACGGCCGTCCAGGCGCGGTGGGCGAGCTGCAGCCGGGCCTGTGCTTCCGGCCGGGGCTCGGGCCCGTCGGTACGGGCCCAGCGATAGCTGATCTTGGGGTCCTTGCTGCCGGCCAGCGCGGCGACCAGCGTGGCGCCGAGCGCGCTGTTCAGCTGCCGGACAATCTCCCGAATACCCAGGCGTGCTGTACCGCTATGGGCCGCGCCAACATCAATAGAGATGCTCA includes these proteins:
- a CDS encoding RES domain-containing protein, whose protein sequence is MTGICSGTGLAYIEGPITGYRIAKSSYGPLNPLPRSAGAPDRSSWSRFDTPGSTVYLAGDRRTAYAETLAMARVGKDFRDAVAFAARQFDLPVEVAQKMIHDDWTRNGNMVPGWLPANWRDGRLMYTLRIDEPIRWVDLTAAESIAALNRHLGQTLDDTFGIGTITLGTLAGEDRGATTAIGEWLREQVLDDGNYAAGVRAHSKYGGGHCWAYWLRRQDDRLGPDPVRVEAEAEIHRNDTDLTYVLALYGLECR